A window of Acropora muricata isolate sample 2 chromosome 6, ASM3666990v1, whole genome shotgun sequence genomic DNA:
AGAGAACTAACTTAATCAGCGTGCAAAACAAGACTGAAGAATGCTGCTACTCCGAAGCAAAAAGCCATTGATATCTATCAATTGCTATTGCACTCTTGGAATTGAGTGTTATTGCAGTTAGATCAAGATGATTGGGGACACACGACCTGGTTGACTTGATTCACGGCAAACTACAACTATCAATTATGTCCAGCGGAGCAAAGTGGTGGCTTGAATTTGTATTCACGTCTGTGGTATTCTTGCTTGGGCTCATTGGCAACATATTTGTCCTCATCATTGTGCTCCAAAGAGAAACCAGGAAAACAATCAACGTTATATTCGTCACTTGTCTAGCATGTGCTGATTTAGTGCTAGTATCCGGGTCGCTGATTTCCATCCtcgaacaacttaaaataatCATTCCTTGCTCATTGCAGGCATTCACTATGACACTTGTTACAACAGGATACAATGCAGGACTTTTCTCCATTACATCGATGGCCATACATCGATGCTATGTAATCACTCATCCATGGGGACCCAAACTAAAAAGAAGGAAGGCACTGATTTGGGTTTCACTGGTGTGGTTGATAGCTTTTACTTTGACGATACCtattatgattgttttaaaGCCAACACAGAACGGCAGCTGTCTGGAAGTTTGGCCCTTAAAAGGTTTGAGCCAAGCATATACCATCACATTGATGAGTGTTCAGTTCTTTTGTCCACTTATCATAACAGCGATTTGTTACATAAAGATTTGGCTCTTCTTACGTAGACGACCCGTGATCGCACAAAGAAGATTGAGAACAGGCGAAAGTACTACACGAGAAGAAACCACTCGAGAGAGTATTGTGATTTTGAAAACTGTAGCAGTTAttgttgtattgtttttggTTCTTTTATTACCATTGCAAGTTGCTTGGATGCTGCTCGATTTCAAACATATTTCCTTTGACGAGCTCTGGTTTGTATCAGAACTGCTTATAAAACTGCATAGCTGTGTAAATCCCATCGTGTACGGTATTATGAACAAACAATATCGTCAAAGTTACATTAAGTTGTTATCGCCAATGTTGGGTCTCTGTTGTCATCATCCCTCAACCGGATCGACTACAAGGCAGGCACCATTGCAACCtcggggacaaaattaagtcaaaacgcgagacaaaaatgcgtgagaaacttcaaagtgtattgaatctgacgcgaccaaatttataattctcctcgctctcttattggctaatcgaaaaaacggacgctttctattggttaaaaagtgacagatcgacttttcaaattttctgctctcgctcgttgcgtcaatatcgcataaattataaatttcatgtatctgtccgcttattgacaataaaaattagccaatgagcgcgcgaggatttctgcagttattgtaaaaagtaGTATTTCGAACCCTAATACACAACATACCCCCCGCCGGGCATGTGGGTACTAGAAAATCGAAAGAAATTGTCTTTATCTTACAGTAtcaacagtatgtacacctgaagaaggatgaagaactgaaaatgaactatttgtttcagctttgggcttaagctcctggcattcacaatGAAGATTAGCCACACAACtggaatttctttttcattcatatGAGTATAGTACAgaccgttgccatggcaacaaacaatcgtaaagataaccatttttttgctattttccacctGGATTTGCTTCCTTTGCTTGAGTTAGCCTTggtaaaatattttgaaatttcgTTTGCTTGTTTGTGACCGCATACGTGTCAGAGGCCCACTGACGTCAGTGGCGTGTTCGAAATTTTAAGagataaattgttttgagctcttatatcctacctaaaagctatttgtggaaatattaggacacatttTTGGAGATAAAATCCTCTTTTGTATTTCCTCCACAAACAACACCAAAGACTGCAAATACGTGAGGTAACAAACTGCGTTGTAACGTTGTTTTCCAGCAAACCTCgagcttttttctcttttgtattaagtcaggagccgatgagcaggagcttgcaactcccatactaagcctatgtcacggcatttttacagactgatctatttttactacaggggattagtttctatagaaactgtggtgctgcgtcggtgggggagtgatacacgaaaatttggtttaccaacggagttgataatgtaaattgaccaccgtacagagattggaaagctgacgtttcgagcgttagcccttcgtctatttttagtacaccttttcttttgtgaaagaaaggcagttccggtccaaaaacgcagtgacgtcaattaatgtcttgtgattggttatggcactcccacgggagtctcattcaaagtagattcgatcgcAGCGTCTTGTGTTCATTCGATAAATGTTTTGAACCTGACAGAGACTCGCGCAACTTTTCCTAAAATTTTTTGTCACAAATTTGGACGCCATGTTAGTTTACATTTCATTGCGTTTTATCGCGCTCGACTTTCGCGTACATTTCGAAAACCAGTTCGCACggggtcaaaaaactatagggtaCTTAGGGATCAGCATAAGAGCCACAAGGTTTAGGTTCTTGtataaaataatagaaaaaaccTAACTACTACTGGGTTGAATGAAAGGGCATACTTTTCAACTGATTCGATTTTCgctcaaatattaggtgttttttgagccgtttgAAACAAATCTAATATAGTTGTAGGGTCGATAAATAGGCTAAGATCTGAATTAACTTCCTTCCATGGGCTTAAGAGCGAATGCGCACTAAAATCGATCGGAAGCTGGCTACAGTTGAAAAAGTTACCTCCTTTCATTTTGAATTTACAGGAAGACTGGTGACATTTAAAAGGTTCCGGGGTTTGTATTTCGATTTAGATcgatttttgtgaaaaaatcGACAAGTTTGATTTTGCCCGCTCGtataaacccaaatttgacgtGAAATTTACTGGCCTCCAAAACCGCGGCAGGAAAATGAAGTATCTGttgttattatataaacaccagtgaaataccaagtgagctttcccgcgaaaacttcatatatTCACaagtgaagataacatgttatcactgtcgttatggttacataataaatcgcgcctatAAAAGCAAGTTGATTTGGTcgttcactggtgtttatatcataaacagaatattacatactcgcttgtggatatgaattttatcttatcgtgttcaactcgatatcgagttgaccactcgaagataaaattcatatccacgcgcgggcatgtaatatcctctatctAACTCAACACCTTAGTTTTAACTAATATAT
This region includes:
- the LOC136920666 gene encoding melatonin receptor type 1B-like, encoding MSSGAKWWLEFVFTSVVFLLGLIGNIFVLIIVLQRETRKTINVIFVTCLACADLVLVSGSLISILEQLKIIIPCSLQAFTMTLVTTGYNAGLFSITSMAIHRCYVITHPWGPKLKRRKALIWVSLVWLIAFTLTIPIMIVLKPTQNGSCLEVWPLKGLSQAYTITLMSVQFFCPLIITAICYIKIWLFLRRRPVIAQRRLRTGESTTREETTRESIVILKTVAVIVVLFLVLLLPLQVAWMLLDFKHISFDELWFVSELLIKLHSCVNPIVYGIMNKQYRQSYIKLLSPMLGLCCHHPSTGSTTRQAPLQPRGQN